A region of Nostoc sp. 'Peltigera membranacea cyanobiont' N6 DNA encodes the following proteins:
- a CDS encoding DOPA 4,5-dioxygenase family protein, with amino-acid sequence MKEDTIEIAGFHAHVYFDTASRDVAARVREGLGARFEVQLGRWFDKPIGPHPKGMYQVAFLPNQFDKVVPWLMLNREGLDILVHPETGDAVADHAVHSLWLGEKLDLNIEFLRQLSSTVSN; translated from the coding sequence ATGAAAGAAGATACTATCGAGATCGCTGGTTTTCATGCTCATGTTTACTTCGATACTGCGAGTCGAGATGTAGCCGCGCGTGTACGTGAAGGATTGGGCGCTAGGTTTGAGGTGCAACTCGGACGCTGGTTTGATAAGCCCATCGGGCCACACCCAAAAGGAATGTATCAAGTTGCTTTCTTACCGAATCAGTTTGATAAAGTCGTTCCCTGGTTAATGCTCAATCGTGAGGGATTGGATATCCTCGTCCACCCTGAAACAGGCGATGCTGTCGCAGACCACGCGGTTCATTCTTTATGGTTAGGAGAAAAGCTAGATTTGAATATTGAGTTTCTTCGACAGCTTAGTTCGACTGTATCTAATTAA
- a CDS encoding universal stress protein yields the protein MFKKILVALDRSEIGQQVFEEALGLAKLTQASLMLVHVLSPEEDGSPYVPVLSNFDYYPGLSSQSFDLYQKQWDTFKNLGIQMLQSFCAQANTAGVSTEFTQNVGNPGRVICDLAHSYGADLIVMGRRGHSGLMELFLGSVSNYVLHHALCSVHVVHLSVAVKKDGVVKRTTSTLSVN from the coding sequence ATGTTTAAAAAGATTCTAGTTGCATTAGATCGCTCGGAAATAGGACAACAGGTTTTTGAAGAAGCGTTGGGTTTAGCAAAGTTAACACAAGCTAGCTTAATGCTAGTGCATGTCCTCTCGCCAGAAGAAGACGGTAGCCCTTACGTACCTGTATTGTCTAATTTTGACTACTATCCAGGATTGAGCAGTCAAAGCTTTGATTTATACCAAAAGCAGTGGGATACCTTTAAAAATTTAGGAATCCAGATGCTGCAATCTTTCTGTGCCCAAGCGAACACAGCAGGAGTAAGTACAGAATTTACACAAAATGTTGGTAATCCTGGCCGGGTTATTTGTGACTTAGCCCATAGTTATGGTGCTGACCTAATTGTTATGGGGCGGCGGGGTCATTCTGGGCTAATGGAACTATTTCTCGGTAGTGTGAGTAACTACGTTCTTCACCATGCTCTTTGTTCGGTTCATGTTGTGCATCTTTCAGTTGCTGTTAAAAAAGATGGAGTTGTCAAAAGAACTACAAGTACTTTAAGCGTTAACTAA
- a CDS encoding DUF1802 family protein, translating into MLMELTTTFHALKEWAVTINALESGKTIMLLRKGGIHERNGHFQVAHRQILLYPTYEHQQAFMLKAEYANRVYPVTSGWHPETVRIGSWAEITDILPVSNEFLVNALLPFHIWNEDFISDRLKWKPRQPLYILLLRTYKLPQEQEIPYDPKYGGCKSWIDLDRPIDLQGTTPVLSNFAYTQLVETIRGIIGDKLYASSL; encoded by the coding sequence ATGCTGATGGAATTGACGACAACTTTTCATGCCCTCAAAGAATGGGCTGTCACCATAAACGCCTTGGAAAGTGGCAAAACAATTATGTTGCTCCGCAAAGGTGGTATCCATGAACGAAATGGACATTTCCAAGTTGCCCACAGGCAAATTTTGCTTTATCCTACTTATGAACATCAACAAGCTTTCATGCTGAAAGCGGAGTATGCTAATCGTGTCTATCCAGTAACATCAGGTTGGCATCCTGAAACAGTTCGTATTGGTAGTTGGGCTGAAATTACCGATATTTTGCCAGTTAGTAACGAATTTCTTGTTAACGCCTTGCTTCCTTTCCATATTTGGAACGAGGATTTTATTAGCGATCGCCTCAAATGGAAACCACGCCAGCCCCTTTATATTCTCCTCCTGCGGACATATAAACTACCCCAAGAGCAAGAAATTCCTTACGATCCTAAGTACGGCGGTTGTAAGTCATGGATTGATCTAGATCGACCAATTGACTTGCAAGGAACAACACCAGTTTTATCTAACTTTGCATACACCCAATTAGTAGAGACAATTCGCGGGATTATTGGCGATAAGCTGTATGCTTCATCCTTGTAA
- a CDS encoding ABC transporter permease, producing the protein MDWWRRLKKNPLAQFGAILLLIFYIAVIAADFVAPYDPYASQPNGSLLPPTQIHWVSQSGQFIGPHVYPTTQGDTNLETGDRKLIVDFKKPSPLRLFVSGPEYRLLQMSLPLPPKWDEVTIFAGIPLNWHLFGTTTGAKINILGTDDQGRDQFSRLLHGGRISMFIGIFGIIITYPLGLLIGGISGYFGGVTDSVIMRLAEVLMTFPSIYLLVTLGAVLPAGLSSTQRFLLIVVITSVISWAGLARVIRGQVLSIKEREFVQASRAMGGNPIYIILRHVLPQTASYVIISATLAIPSFIGAEAILSLIGLGIQQPDPSWGNMLSLASNASILVLQPWLIWPPAVLIILTVLAFNLLGDGLRDALDPRSLRR; encoded by the coding sequence ATGGATTGGTGGCGACGACTAAAGAAAAATCCTTTGGCACAATTTGGGGCGATTTTGCTGTTAATTTTCTACATAGCAGTAATTGCAGCAGATTTCGTGGCTCCTTATGACCCTTACGCCTCACAGCCCAATGGTTCATTGCTACCCCCAACTCAGATCCACTGGGTTTCTCAGTCAGGGCAGTTTATCGGGCCCCATGTTTATCCCACGACTCAGGGAGACACAAATTTAGAAACAGGCGATCGCAAACTCATTGTAGACTTCAAAAAGCCATCACCCCTGCGTCTATTTGTCTCCGGGCCAGAATACCGATTGTTACAGATGAGTTTGCCATTACCTCCAAAGTGGGATGAAGTCACAATCTTTGCCGGTATTCCCTTAAATTGGCATTTATTTGGCACAACAACTGGCGCAAAAATCAACATTTTGGGCACTGATGACCAAGGACGCGACCAATTTAGCCGCTTGTTGCATGGCGGTCGCATTAGTATGTTTATCGGGATTTTTGGCATTATTATTACCTATCCCCTCGGTTTGCTCATCGGTGGAATTTCTGGTTATTTCGGCGGTGTGACTGATAGCGTCATCATGCGTTTGGCAGAAGTGCTAATGACTTTCCCTAGTATTTATCTTTTGGTGACTTTAGGAGCAGTCTTACCAGCTGGTTTAAGCAGTACCCAGCGCTTTTTGCTAATTGTGGTGATTACTTCGGTTATTAGCTGGGCTGGTTTAGCACGGGTCATTCGAGGACAAGTACTATCAATTAAAGAGCGAGAATTTGTCCAAGCGTCACGCGCGATGGGTGGAAACCCAATTTATATCATCCTCCGCCACGTTTTACCGCAAACGGCTAGTTATGTAATTATCTCTGCTACTCTTGCAATTCCCAGCTTTATTGGTGCAGAGGCAATATTGAGTCTCATTGGTTTGGGAATTCAACAACCAGACCCTTCTTGGGGCAATATGCTTTCTCTCGCTAGCAATGCTTCAATTTTGGTACTGCAACCCTGGTTAATTTGGCCGCCGGCTGTACTGATTATCCTCACAGTCTTAGCATTCAACTTACTCGGTGATGGGCTAAGAGATGCCCTTGACCCCCGCAGTTTGAGAAGATAA
- a CDS encoding Npun_R2479 family HD domain-containing metalloprotein, translating into MFNATEILIDAFVDEIREGYRRTYGCFKNDYQDIIAWAGNMALENIANSDALYHNVEHTVLVTLVGQEILRGKHIREGGVSSEDWLHCIISLVSHDIGYVKGVCRQDQEGAGLYSTGKNGRMVSVAPGASDASLTPYHVDRAKLFIDERFGGHKLIDAEAIKSNIELTRFPVPAAEDHQDTKCFAGLVRAADLIGQLSDPRYLKKITSLFYEFEETGVNKVLGYQTPADLRNNYAKFYWNGVYPYIQDGLHYLSLTQQGKQILANLYSNVFVVEHEKQQQEQQRYLEKLAVGS; encoded by the coding sequence ATGTTCAATGCCACTGAAATTTTAATTGATGCCTTTGTAGATGAAATACGAGAAGGCTACCGTCGCACTTATGGCTGCTTCAAAAATGATTATCAGGATATTATCGCCTGGGCTGGTAACATGGCTTTGGAAAACATTGCCAATAGTGATGCCCTTTATCACAATGTTGAACATACCGTTCTTGTCACCCTTGTGGGGCAAGAAATCTTACGTGGCAAACACATCAGAGAAGGCGGTGTTTCCAGTGAAGACTGGTTGCATTGTATCATTTCCTTGGTCAGCCATGATATTGGCTACGTTAAAGGAGTTTGCCGACAAGATCAAGAAGGAGCAGGTTTATATTCCACAGGTAAAAATGGCAGAATGGTTTCTGTAGCTCCTGGCGCTTCTGATGCCAGTCTCACGCCGTATCATGTTGATAGAGCCAAGCTTTTTATTGATGAACGTTTTGGAGGTCACAAGTTAATAGATGCTGAGGCAATTAAGAGCAATATTGAATTGACTCGGTTTCCTGTGCCTGCGGCAGAAGATCATCAAGATACAAAGTGCTTTGCCGGATTAGTTCGGGCGGCTGATTTGATTGGTCAACTAAGCGACCCGCGTTATCTGAAGAAAATTACTTCTTTATTTTACGAGTTTGAAGAAACTGGTGTAAATAAAGTTTTGGGCTATCAAACCCCTGCCGATTTACGGAATAACTACGCTAAATTTTACTGGAATGGTGTCTATCCCTATATTCAAGACGGACTGCATTATCTGTCATTGACACAACAGGGCAAACAAATTCTGGCTAATCTCTACTCAAACGTATTTGTTGTAGAACACGAAAAACAACAGCAAGAACAGCAGCGTTATTTAGAGAAATTAGCAGTGGGGAGTTGA
- a CDS encoding efflux RND transporter periplasmic adaptor subunit: MSDESISEVEVTKPVISEDASFLSKSDQKPTRAWLKPLFLGAGLGIAIAFGGMGVLSRLPSRQQSPVADKQVNPSMTVTIATVETARVVRTLKTTGTVAASDLIPVLPQTNGLQIKSIPEDVKEGAFVKKGQVLAVLDGSILQNQISQAKADVESKQADVESKQADLASKQADLASNKAIVQQKQADLAQAKAKLEEAAKNYQRYQQLADSGTISNQELDTRSYAVKTAIQVVNLSQENLRSAQANIGSAQANIGNAKAIINKAKADVRSSAAKVQQLQTQLGQTVVRAPVAGVIAEKLARVGDVTGVPPQTQVGTVIGGTQKLFSIIRDEKLELQAKVPEIQLNQVKIGASVQITSDVDRRVRSQGRVRDIQPQVNDQRREATVKIDLPPTTLLKPGMFANAAITTNSGMTMVVPQKAVQSQADSSVIVFTLSSGDIVRTQKVELGDPANEDKVEIKSGLQLGDRIVVDGAGYLKDGDKVRVAK; the protein is encoded by the coding sequence GTGAGCGATGAAAGTATTTCAGAAGTTGAGGTGACAAAACCCGTAATCTCTGAAGATGCTAGCTTTTTAAGCAAATCAGATCAAAAACCAACGAGGGCATGGTTGAAGCCATTATTCTTGGGTGCTGGTTTAGGAATTGCGATCGCCTTTGGTGGGATGGGTGTATTAAGTCGTCTTCCATCCCGTCAACAAAGCCCGGTAGCAGATAAACAAGTTAACCCATCGATGACAGTCACCATCGCCACAGTAGAAACCGCCCGTGTTGTCCGCACCCTTAAAACTACTGGAACTGTAGCCGCGAGTGATTTAATTCCGGTTTTACCACAGACAAACGGCTTACAAATCAAAAGTATCCCCGAAGATGTCAAAGAAGGGGCTTTTGTCAAAAAAGGTCAAGTGTTGGCGGTGTTAGATGGTTCCATACTACAAAATCAAATTAGCCAAGCAAAGGCAGATGTGGAATCAAAACAAGCAGATGTAGAATCAAAACAAGCAGATTTGGCATCCAAGCAGGCAGATTTGGCATCAAATAAAGCCATAGTTCAGCAAAAACAAGCAGATTTAGCTCAAGCTAAGGCAAAGCTAGAAGAAGCAGCCAAGAATTATCAGCGCTATCAACAACTCGCTGACTCTGGAACCATTAGTAACCAAGAACTCGATACTCGTTCCTACGCTGTGAAAACTGCCATACAAGTTGTGAATTTATCCCAAGAAAATCTGCGTAGTGCCCAGGCGAATATTGGTAGCGCCCAGGCGAATATTGGTAACGCCAAAGCTATCATCAACAAAGCCAAAGCTGATGTCCGCAGCAGTGCTGCTAAGGTGCAACAACTCCAAACTCAGTTGGGACAAACTGTGGTCCGTGCGCCGGTTGCAGGAGTAATTGCTGAGAAACTTGCTAGAGTCGGTGATGTGACTGGTGTACCACCGCAAACCCAGGTGGGAACTGTGATTGGTGGCACACAAAAGCTATTTTCGATTATCCGAGATGAAAAGTTAGAACTTCAGGCGAAGGTGCCCGAAATTCAATTAAATCAGGTGAAAATTGGCGCATCAGTGCAAATTACTTCAGATGTCGATCGGCGCGTGCGATCGCAGGGACGAGTCAGAGACATCCAACCACAGGTGAACGATCAAAGGCGTGAGGCTACAGTCAAAATTGACTTACCGCCAACAACTTTACTTAAACCAGGGATGTTTGCTAATGCTGCAATTACTACTAACTCTGGGATGACAATGGTAGTGCCGCAAAAAGCAGTCCAGTCTCAAGCAGACTCAAGTGTAATTGTATTCACCTTATCAAGTGGAGATATAGTCCGCACCCAGAAAGTAGAGTTAGGAGATCCTGCAAATGAGGACAAAGTAGAAATCAAGAGTGGTTTGCAATTAGGCGATCGCATCGTAGTTGATGGTGCAGGCTATCTCAAAGATGGCGATAAGGTTCGAGTCGCAAAGTAA
- a CDS encoding efflux RND transporter permease subunit — protein MSFNISAWSIKKPVPTIVLFLILTVVGWFSFISLGIDINPNIDIPTVLIKVTQPGAGPAELESQVTKKIEDAVAGLGNIDFMVSTVSDGNSTTTINFVLGTNSDRATNDVRNAIAQIRQDLPQDINDPVVERLDFAGGPVITYAVKSDRRSVEELSNLVDQTISRALLGVRGVAQIQRIGGVDREIRINLNPNRLQSLGITATQVNDQIRTLNINLPGGRAEVGGSEQSIRTLGSATSVDILKTYEILLPQGGSVPLSSLGTIEDKFGDVRQAATLNNQPVVAFQVLRSTGSVLVTVEQGVKAAVKELEKTLPADVKLDLIFTRADIVRQSYQSTIDELIQASLLAVIVILVFLRDWRATLITAVALPLSIIPTFAVQQALGYTLNNMTLLALALAVGNLVDDAVVEIENMERHIAMGKSAWEAAFESSDEVGLAVIASSATIIAVFMPVAFMGGIPGQFFQPFGVTVAVSTIFSTLVARMVTPMMGAYLLKEERRGAGGVIKIFNFKFTLPGGGNGSRKLGDEKHQGFQPYRSLLQWALRHRLTTMAIALAFFIASLMLVPLIPKGFVDDGDFGISNVSIELPPGSTLSDVNKVVTQATDIIRKDPVVERVLATEEIDSATLSINLKPREERNISQKQFEERVRPDFEQIPGARISFQSQSPGDSRKGLSIVLRSENPQALTQAADALEKQMRSLRGLVEVSSTASLVKPEILVIPNPQRAADLGVTVQAIARTASLGTIGDNESNLAKFNLSDRQIPIRVQIDPKARADINTITNLQVPSQNGRLIPLIAVADIRFGSGPATINRYDRARQVAVEANLQGISLGEAVETINKLPVMQNLPPGVVQQPSGSAKIMQEIFGRFGGALGLALMCIYAILVLLYNNFLHPLSIMAALPFCLGGALVTLMVAQKPLGLYALIGIILLLGIVTKNSILLVDYTIINMQQGKTQRQALIESGVSRLRPIMMTSLATIAGTLPLALGIGAGSEVRQPMGIAIMGGFTTSTLLTLVVVPVIFSYIDNFQNWIMDRLHYGFGKKPSR, from the coding sequence ATGTCCTTTAATATTTCAGCTTGGTCGATCAAAAAACCTGTTCCCACGATAGTTTTATTTTTAATTTTGACAGTGGTGGGCTGGTTCTCCTTCATCAGCTTGGGGATTGATATTAACCCAAATATCGATATACCAACAGTTTTGATTAAAGTCACCCAACCGGGTGCGGGGCCGGCAGAACTCGAATCGCAAGTGACGAAAAAAATTGAAGATGCCGTCGCGGGGTTGGGTAATATCGATTTTATGGTTTCCACTGTCAGCGATGGAAATTCTACGACGACAATCAACTTTGTTTTGGGCACAAATAGCGATCGCGCCACCAATGATGTCCGCAATGCGATCGCTCAAATTCGTCAAGATTTACCCCAAGATATCAACGATCCAGTTGTGGAACGTCTGGATTTTGCCGGCGGCCCGGTGATTACTTACGCAGTGAAATCAGATCGGCGTTCTGTAGAAGAATTAAGCAATCTTGTCGATCAAACCATTAGCCGCGCCTTATTAGGAGTCCGTGGTGTGGCGCAAATTCAGCGGATCGGTGGAGTTGACCGAGAAATTCGGATTAATCTTAATCCAAACCGCTTACAATCTCTGGGTATCACCGCTACCCAGGTAAACGACCAAATCCGCACTTTGAATATTAACTTACCTGGTGGACGGGCTGAAGTTGGCGGTAGCGAACAAAGTATCCGCACATTAGGAAGTGCCACCAGTGTGGATATTTTGAAAACTTACGAAATCCTCCTACCACAAGGTGGTTCCGTACCATTATCTAGTTTGGGAACTATAGAAGATAAATTTGGCGATGTGCGCCAAGCCGCCACCTTAAATAATCAACCCGTGGTGGCTTTCCAGGTGTTGCGTAGTACTGGCAGCGTTTTGGTGACAGTGGAACAAGGAGTGAAAGCCGCAGTTAAAGAACTGGAAAAAACACTTCCCGCAGATGTCAAGCTGGATTTAATTTTTACTAGAGCCGATATTGTCCGCCAATCTTACCAAAGCACCATTGATGAATTAATTCAAGCTTCGCTGCTGGCTGTCATCGTTATTTTAGTGTTTTTGCGGGACTGGCGAGCAACATTAATTACGGCTGTTGCCTTACCTTTGTCAATAATTCCCACTTTTGCAGTGCAGCAAGCCCTTGGTTACACCCTCAACAACATGACTTTGTTGGCATTAGCGTTGGCGGTGGGCAACTTGGTAGATGATGCCGTTGTGGAAATTGAAAACATGGAACGGCATATCGCTATGGGCAAATCAGCTTGGGAAGCCGCTTTTGAATCTTCCGACGAAGTAGGATTAGCAGTAATAGCAAGTTCGGCAACGATTATTGCCGTATTTATGCCCGTTGCTTTTATGGGTGGAATTCCAGGGCAGTTTTTCCAACCATTTGGTGTTACCGTTGCCGTTTCCACAATTTTCTCAACTCTTGTAGCGCGGATGGTTACGCCGATGATGGGGGCGTATCTTTTAAAGGAGGAGAGGAGAGGGGCAGGGGGAGTAATCAAAATTTTTAATTTTAAATTTACACTTCCAGGTGGTGGCAATGGAAGTAGAAAACTTGGAGATGAAAAGCATCAAGGCTTTCAACCTTATAGATCGCTTTTACAGTGGGCGTTACGCCATAGATTGACAACAATGGCGATCGCTTTAGCTTTCTTTATTGCCAGCCTAATGCTGGTTCCCTTGATTCCCAAAGGTTTTGTTGATGATGGCGATTTCGGTATTTCTAACGTATCTATAGAACTACCTCCTGGTTCTACATTGTCAGATGTTAACAAGGTAGTCACACAAGCCACTGACATCATCCGAAAAGACCCAGTAGTTGAACGCGTACTAGCGACAGAAGAGATCGATTCTGCAACCCTTTCCATTAATCTCAAACCCAGAGAAGAACGAAATATTTCCCAAAAACAGTTTGAGGAGCGAGTCCGCCCTGACTTTGAGCAAATACCAGGAGCTAGAATTAGTTTTCAAAGTCAGTCACCAGGGGACAGTCGTAAAGGTTTATCAATTGTTCTGAGAAGTGAAAATCCCCAAGCATTGACTCAAGCTGCTGATGCCTTAGAAAAGCAGATGCGATCGCTGCGTGGATTGGTTGAAGTGTCTTCGACTGCGAGTTTGGTTAAACCAGAGATTTTAGTAATTCCTAACCCGCAACGGGCAGCAGATTTGGGAGTGACAGTACAAGCGATCGCTCGGACTGCTTCCCTTGGAACCATCGGCGATAATGAGTCCAACTTGGCCAAATTTAATTTAAGCGATCGCCAAATCCCCATTCGCGTCCAAATCGACCCGAAAGCCCGTGCTGATATCAACACAATTACCAACCTCCAAGTCCCCAGTCAAAATGGCAGATTGATTCCCCTGATAGCAGTTGCAGACATCCGTTTTGGTAGCGGACCTGCAACCATCAACCGCTACGATCGCGCCCGTCAAGTTGCCGTAGAAGCCAACTTGCAAGGGATTTCTTTGGGAGAGGCTGTAGAAACAATCAACAAACTACCTGTGATGCAAAACTTACCACCAGGGGTAGTACAGCAACCTTCCGGTAGCGCCAAAATTATGCAAGAGATTTTCGGGCGCTTTGGTGGCGCGTTGGGGCTGGCATTAATGTGTATCTATGCAATTCTGGTGCTGCTGTATAACAACTTTCTTCATCCATTATCGATTATGGCTGCCTTGCCCTTTTGTTTAGGTGGCGCACTGGTAACGTTGATGGTTGCTCAAAAACCCCTGGGACTTTATGCCCTAATTGGTATCATCCTGCTGTTGGGAATTGTCACCAAAAACTCGATTCTGCTAGTTGACTACACAATCATAAATATGCAGCAAGGTAAAACCCAGCGTCAGGCACTCATAGAATCGGGTGTGTCACGTCTGCGTCCAATTATGATGACTTCTCTGGCAACGATCGCAGGGACTCTGCCCCTGGCATTGGGAATTGGTGCGGGTTCTGAAGTTCGTCAACCAATGGGAATTGCTATTATGGGCGGTTTCACAACTTCCACCCTCCTAACACTGGTGGTAGTACCAGTCATATTTAGCTACATTGACAACTTCCAAAATTGGATTATGGATAGATTGCACTATGGCTTTGGTAAGAAACCATCGCGTTAA
- a CDS encoding DEAD/DEAH box helicase, translated as MDFSTLGLSNEIIRAVTERGYTEPTPIQIQAIPAVLSGSDLLAGAQTGTGKTASFTLPLLHRLSSDKSGKVTSNGYRPIRALILTPTRELAAQVEESVREYGKYLQLNSMVMFGGVGINLQKQRLKNRVDILVATPGRLLDHVQQGTLNLSHIEVLVLDEADRMLDMGFIHDIRRILALLPKQRQNLLFFATFSDKIKALAAGLLNNPKMIEVARRNVTAETIAQKIYQVDRDKKRQLLAHLIRRDNWYQVLVFTRTKYGADRLVKQLGEDRIQALAIHGNKSQPVRTNALAKFKNGSLQVLVATDIAARGLDISELPHVVNFDLPNVPEDYVHRIGRTGRAGASGEAVSLVSVDEYPLLTEIEKLIQQRLPREVVAGFGPNPDVQSEAIPNGRQRQHRPKPERDQRPARTPKPLPRTSAKRKAAPPATNGEASRRSAKRDR; from the coding sequence ATGGATTTTTCTACTCTCGGCTTGTCCAATGAAATTATCCGTGCGGTTACAGAGCGAGGGTACACCGAACCTACGCCAATTCAGATACAAGCGATTCCTGCTGTCTTGTCGGGTAGCGATTTGCTAGCTGGGGCCCAAACTGGCACTGGAAAGACCGCTAGTTTTACCCTGCCGCTTCTGCATCGGTTGTCGTCTGACAAGAGTGGCAAAGTTACATCTAATGGATACCGACCGATCCGGGCGCTGATTCTCACCCCGACTCGTGAACTGGCTGCCCAAGTGGAAGAAAGCGTGCGCGAGTATGGTAAATACTTACAGCTAAACTCGATGGTAATGTTTGGCGGAGTCGGTATTAATCTGCAAAAACAGCGTTTGAAGAACCGAGTCGATATTTTGGTCGCGACTCCAGGGCGACTGCTAGACCACGTACAGCAAGGCACGCTCAACCTGTCGCATATTGAAGTTTTGGTGCTAGATGAAGCAGATCGGATGCTGGACATGGGCTTTATTCATGATATCCGCCGCATCCTTGCACTTTTGCCCAAACAGCGACAAAATTTACTATTCTTTGCTACCTTCTCAGACAAAATTAAGGCACTCGCCGCCGGACTGCTCAATAACCCAAAGATGATTGAGGTAGCACGCCGCAACGTTACCGCCGAGACGATCGCTCAAAAAATTTACCAGGTAGACCGCGATAAGAAACGCCAATTACTTGCTCACCTAATTCGGCGAGATAATTGGTATCAAGTGCTAGTGTTTACTCGTACCAAGTATGGCGCTGACCGTTTGGTTAAGCAATTGGGCGAAGACCGCATACAAGCACTGGCAATCCACGGGAATAAAAGCCAGCCGGTGCGTACTAATGCTCTGGCAAAATTTAAGAATGGCAGTTTACAGGTATTGGTGGCCACAGACATTGCTGCTAGGGGTCTTGATATCAGCGAACTGCCCCATGTAGTCAACTTCGATCTGCCCAATGTACCAGAAGATTATGTTCATCGCATTGGGCGCACAGGTCGGGCTGGCGCGTCAGGTGAAGCTGTATCGCTGGTGTCCGTCGATGAATATCCTTTATTAACAGAGATCGAAAAACTGATTCAGCAGCGTTTGCCAAGGGAAGTAGTGGCTGGCTTTGGCCCCAACCCTGATGTTCAGTCTGAAGCAATCCCTAATGGACGGCAACGGCAACACAGACCCAAACCCGAACGCGATCAGCGTCCGGCTCGGACTCCTAAACCGTTACCACGGACATCGGCTAAACGTAAAGCAGCACCACCCGCAACCAATGGCGAGGCATCGCGCCGTTCTGCTAAACGCGATCGCTAA
- the infC gene encoding translation initiation factor IF-3, producing the protein MNSQIKSPHVFLIDHENNNRGLIDTNEALQLAESLELDLVVVSQGKEAPIAKILNYGKLQYQKKKRQSQSARPTVKEVRFGLNVGIADYNLRIEKAVGWLSKGDSVKFAIRLRGREHQYRDQAGELLDRIAKDLSQVGKIQSLDKRSLIVQVIPA; encoded by the coding sequence ATTAATTCACAAATCAAGTCACCTCATGTCTTCTTGATTGACCATGAGAATAACAATCGTGGTCTGATCGACACCAATGAGGCACTACAGTTAGCCGAGAGCTTAGAGCTTGACTTGGTTGTAGTCTCCCAAGGTAAAGAAGCTCCCATCGCCAAAATTCTCAATTATGGCAAGCTTCAGTATCAAAAGAAAAAACGTCAGAGCCAGAGTGCTAGACCGACGGTAAAAGAAGTTAGATTTGGTCTAAATGTGGGCATTGCTGATTACAATTTACGGATTGAAAAAGCAGTTGGTTGGTTGAGTAAAGGCGACTCGGTGAAGTTTGCCATTCGTTTACGAGGCCGAGAACATCAATATCGCGACCAAGCGGGAGAATTGCTAGACAGAATTGCAAAAGACCTCAGTCAAGTAGGTAAAATCCAGTCACTGGATAAACGATCGTTAATTGTTCAAGTCATTCCTGCCTAA
- a CDS encoding TetR/AcrR family transcriptional regulator — protein MVRIKTDEVDRDHSVDKVEQILQGAMREFLQNGYAGTSMDRVAVAASVSKATVYSHFQDKEGLFKVLIESLANQKFNSLFGAEPMEGEPKIVLRQLGTKLLEQMNNDQEHSAFMRVLIGESGRFPELTQICVRAMIKPMLETLNQYFTAHPELNITDPEATARIFLGTLVNFHVTQDVMHGRDIIPMESDRLINALTHLIAKCAD, from the coding sequence ATGGTACGCATAAAAACTGACGAAGTAGATCGAGATCATTCCGTTGATAAAGTAGAGCAAATCCTGCAAGGGGCAATGCGGGAATTCCTGCAAAATGGCTATGCTGGTACAAGTATGGATCGGGTAGCAGTAGCCGCAAGTGTTTCTAAAGCGACAGTCTACAGCCACTTTCAAGATAAAGAGGGACTTTTTAAAGTCCTGATAGAGTCCTTGGCAAATCAGAAGTTTAACTCTCTCTTTGGCGCGGAACCTATGGAGGGAGAACCAAAAATCGTACTGCGCCAATTAGGAACCAAATTATTGGAACAAATGAACAACGACCAGGAACACAGTGCATTTATGCGAGTGCTAATTGGGGAATCTGGTCGTTTTCCAGAATTAACTCAGATTTGTGTTCGGGCGATGATTAAACCAATGTTGGAAACGCTCAATCAATACTTTACTGCTCACCCTGAACTGAATATTACTGACCCAGAGGCAACAGCGAGGATTTTTTTAGGTACATTAGTTAATTTTCATGTTACTCAAGATGTGATGCATGGGAGAGACATTATACCAATGGAAAGCGATCGCTTGATTAATGCGTTGACACACCTGATCGCTAAATGCGCCGATTGA